AGAGCACTCACCTCCAGGGAACAACCCAATGACTATAAAAAGActcaaaagaagataaaaaggtATTCTCATTTTTACCACCAAAAAGGAAATTTCTTTATAAGAGTCAGGTTATTGACTTTAATTATCAAAGAGAGTCGTCGGGTTTCATACCCGATTGAACCCTATTTGTAGGTTTAAGAGAACATAGGAGTACTTAGGAGAACATgggtttaaataataatttcataagATGTCTATAACCTAAGTTTTATTAAAAGGTCATCTTGacccaaaattccaaaatgTGACCCCCAATTATAATAGATAAGTCATCTAATATGTGTTAAGAGTATTTATAAGCCTTAGTGATTGATGGGATCAAAGATCATGGGCGATCCCCAATGGAGAATTTGAACTTGCTTACAATTCATTTTATGTCAAAATGTGAATATGAAGCCAACATTTTCCTAATACCCCATTTGGCTACcaagaaaatgtgggaaaataaaagaaacaagaatTTTGATGCTTAGATGTTACTACAAAGGTACAAACACAACTACCACAATAACCGTCTCAAACCCTTGTAGAACCATAAACCCAAAACTATGTACACAAAACAAGGAGGAGGAGAAGCCTTTTCCCCTTTGACAGGCCCTCTTCAGAAACTGCTGCAATTGACCATACAACATGGCTAACAATACATGAAAGAAGAGTAGAGAGAAATCTAGGCCTAGTAGCAGCCCAAAGCAAACCAGTTCTAGGGTCAGTTCCAATATATTGGAATGGGCCCAAGCCCATCTTAAAATGGCCCAAGCCCAATGACCAGGCAAAAAGTGAGTCCACAATTGCCACAGTACTTGAATACATGGCAGTCATGGACAAACCTCATCTCGTTGATCACTGAGGcttcaacttaaattttgaagCTATGTACCCTCTGAATCTATCAAAATAGGGGGTTGATCTCGCCCATTGTGAGAAAATGTGTTGAGGCAATCTTATCTTGACCCAAAATAGAAGCATTAAAGTTGATTTCAGAGCCTGATTTTCAGGTTTATAGTTGAAGATGGTGGTGGGCATGGGATACCTACTGTATATTCAAAAGCCACTATCTGCTACAAGACAGTAATAACACTGCAACATCTGATTCCAATTTGCAGACTTGTTAATGGGGGCTACAAATGGTTGCACTGACGTATGCTTTAAGCCTTTAACCACCAAGTGTGCACCCCATATTTTAATGGTTTGGAAGTGGTTTCAGAAAACACctctaacatttttattttatttttgaaaaaaatagatagtgtgggaaaatttagaaagtgattttaagacattaaaaaatttgtaatgcTTTGtacttaatttaattcaattaggaggtttcataaaaaattagagTAGGGTGAAGTAACTTTTTTAGTGTTTgtaatgattttcttttaagttatgtttggttctcgaaaaatcTGAGGGAAattacaaggaaaagaaaatacaaaggaaaagtagaaagaaagaaaaagggaaaaaaaataaaaaatagattaaaaatcgataaattatttatatttgttacttcaaactcattttatttattttaactcattgatataaagattaaataatttaaacatacatgaaattttaattaattttaatttatatttgattttcttttatattttatataggataaccaaatatgaaaaaatcattttatttttttattttttttctttccttaatatattctaggaaccaaacacaaccctaggttatgtttgattcccggaaaatactaaggaaagaaaaaaaaaatgcaaaagaaaatgattttttcatgtttggttgtcctatgaaaaatataaaagaaaatcaaatatgattaaaactaattaaaaatttatgtattttaaaattatttaatttttatattaatgagttaaaataaataaaatgagtttaaagtaaaaaataaaaataacgtatcaacttttaatccattttttatttttcttcactttttttttctttttatttttcctttgtattttctttcccttgcattttctctcaaattttctgagaaccaaacataaccttcaactaaaaacatttcaaatcttTTGTTTCCATACTCATCTTTTATTCAGATTTTTTGACTTCCAATAAAATTAGATGATTAAAGTGGAAAAATGGTTAGAGTCACTTCCTTACCTTCTACTATCCctaaatatttattaacttacCATAGACTTTAGTTTTCCATATAAAACAGATACTCcaaagtttttcctttttagtgtATATATTATTCTAATAATACCAAATAAGAATTTGAgacacgaaaaaaaaaaattacccattagtaatttgagacactttcaTGGTGACTATAAATTAACATGCaatgtgggaaaaaaaattttatttcaaagcAATAAAAACATAGTTTTATGCTCTTGAGCAATGTCCACAATCCAAGAAGATTTCCAACTAGTTCTCATATCAActcttctctttcttgttttttctagTTCATGTGATGCCCAACCCTTCAGGAGATGTAAGTTTGATTCAATATACCAACTGGGAGACTCCATATCTGATACAGGTAACTTGATTATTGAGAGTTCACTAGGAGCAGCCACTCCATGCTCTCGGCTTCCCTATGGTGAAACCTTCTTCAATGAGCCCACTGGTAGATGTTCCAATGGCCTCCTCATGATTGATCATGTTGGTAAGCAATACACTTGgttccttcttcctttttccttttccttttagaGAACAATGGAGATCCTGCAGATACTATGATCTTATAACAAGCCATTAACCTCTGCATTTTTTCTGAGTACTTTCCATTTGATTTCAAGCATTGGAAGCTGGTCTTCCGTTTCTAAATCCCTACTTGAAGAAGGACTCGGATTTCAGCCATGGAGTCAATTTTGCCGTTACTGGTGCAACTGCATTATCAACATCTTTTCTTGCAGCTAAGGGTGTAATCTCTCCAGTCACCAACAGTTCTCTCAATGTACAACTTGATCGGATGTCTAGTTTTTTCAGTTCCGCCTTTCACAATGATACAGGTTCATCATTCTTCAATCATATATCCCCATCAATCCTGACGAACCTTTTAAGTTTAGAGCGAATAATATCTAAATGGTAGGGATTAAGTCATTACATTAACTGGTATTAAAGTTTATTCCTAACCCCAATGTAAGAGTTTGCTTGGTCCTATGAGGACTTTTTGTCTGTTTGGTCTTACAATCGTTGTGTTAACATGAGAATGattgtgatatctcatatcGACTGGGAAATCATAATCTTGTGAGACATAATAAGGACGTTGTATATGTATAAGGGGTAATTGTGATATCCCATATttgatagaagaaaaaaattcttgtcataatatatatatgagcGCTAGTCTCAATGAGACGTTTTTTACTCCGATAggacaatatttatatgattaggAATTAGTCATTTCACAATTCAATTGTAATTACCTGGTTATTATTTCTCTATATCAATGATTAATCAttggttatatatattttggtagCAGATCGGGCCCAAGAGCTTAAAGATGCTCTCTTCCTGGTTGGAGAGATTGGAgggaatgattttaattttgccTTCTTCCAAGGGAAAACCATAGAGGAGGAAAAGAGCATTGTGCCTGACGTTGTCCAAATTATAAGCGATGCAGTTAGAGTAATTAAGCCTCTGATCAAACCCGATATTTTCGATACTTTATGCGCTTATATAGACGTAGAACTGATCGATCCTAATCTTCTCATTTGTAAAAATACTTGCAGAGAGTCATTCAGTATGGCGCCAGACGAGTGGTTGTCCCTGGGAACTTCCCAATAGGCTGTCTTCCGATCTATCTTACTGTATTCAAAACCAACAACACGGCAGCATATGATGAATTCAACTGCTTAAAAGGGTTCAATGATTTTGCAGAATATTACAATGAACGTCTGCAACAGGCCATAGAGGAGTTGCGAAATGAGAATCCGGATACAGTTATCGTATATGCTGACTATTACAATGCATTCCGATGGCTTTTTCGTAATGCTCTTTTTCTGGGTCAGTCCCTTAACTAGTCATGATGGTGAGAGCACATACATACATAGATTTTAACTATTGAGATCAGTGATGATAAGTCTTCTTCGTCTTCGTTTTGTAATGGACAGGGTTAGATCCTGCGTCTTTGCTGAAGGCATGTTGTGGGGTTGGGGGTGAGTACAACTATGATCGAGCCAGGACTTGTGGAGCTCCGGGGGTTCAAGCTTGCCCTGACCCAGATAGGCTTGTCCACTGGGATGGAATCCATTTGACACAGAAGGCGTCTATGTTGATAGCAAAATGGCTCATTCAAGACATCTTACCTAAGCTTCAATGCAATGCTTAGATCAAATTTCCAGCTTGCAGAACAAGAAGATTATGTTAACAATGGAGCCATAATGTTCAAATCTCAaccaaaatgttaaaa
Above is a genomic segment from Vitis riparia cultivar Riparia Gloire de Montpellier isolate 1030 chromosome 14, EGFV_Vit.rip_1.0, whole genome shotgun sequence containing:
- the LOC117930625 gene encoding acetylajmalan esterase, yielding MSTIQEDFQLVLISTLLFLVFSSSCDAQPFRRCKFDSIYQLGDSISDTGNLIIESSLGAATPCSRLPYGETFFNEPTGRCSNGLLMIDHVALEAGLPFLNPYLKKDSDFSHGVNFAVTGATALSTSFLAAKGVISPVTNSSLNVQLDRMSSFFSSAFHNDTDRAQELKDALFLVGEIGGNDFNFAFFQGKTIEEEKSIVPDVVQIISDAVRRVIQYGARRVVVPGNFPIGCLPIYLTVFKTNNTAAYDEFNCLKGFNDFAEYYNERLQQAIEELRNENPDTVIVYADYYNAFRWLFRNALFLGLDPASLLKACCGVGGEYNYDRARTCGAPGVQACPDPDRLVHWDGIHLTQKASMLIAKWLIQDILPKLQCNA